The Synechocystis sp. PCC 7509 genome includes a window with the following:
- the crtW gene encoding beta-carotene ketolase CrtW, whose translation MENTRMVSSKNSYSGLLVAFTVIGIWASSWCLLMSIDVLETNNLLLLPLIALQTFLYTGLFITAHDAMHGAVFPSNLKINNFIGALSVGLYALFDYEKLQKKHWLHHHNPASELDPDFHNSKHKNFFAWYFYFMLRYWSWTRLLSLMALYNVILFTFHIPEKNLTLFWVLPSVLSSVQLFYFGTFTPHKEPEGGYKNVHCAQTNPLPTWLSFITCYHFGYHYEHHEHPAVPWWGLPKVYQNQREKVLSI comes from the coding sequence ATAGAAAATACGCGAATGGTAAGTAGTAAAAATTCGTATAGTGGGCTTTTGGTCGCTTTTACCGTTATTGGTATATGGGCATCAAGCTGGTGTTTATTAATGTCTATCGATGTATTGGAAACTAATAACTTATTACTTTTACCACTAATTGCCTTACAAACGTTCCTTTATACAGGGTTGTTTATAACTGCTCATGATGCCATGCACGGAGCGGTATTTCCTAGCAATCTAAAAATAAATAACTTTATTGGTGCTTTATCAGTAGGTTTGTATGCACTTTTTGATTACGAAAAATTGCAAAAAAAACACTGGCTTCATCATCATAATCCCGCCAGCGAATTAGATCCAGATTTTCATAACAGCAAACATAAAAACTTCTTTGCTTGGTACTTTTATTTTATGTTGCGTTATTGGAGTTGGACGCGGTTATTATCATTAATGGCTTTATATAATGTCATTCTTTTTACATTCCATATTCCCGAAAAAAACCTAACTTTATTTTGGGTTCTCCCCTCAGTTTTAAGTTCTGTGCAATTATTTTATTTTGGGACATTTACACCCCATAAAGAGCCAGAGGGCGGCTATAAAAATGTTCATTGCGCTCAAACAAATCCCTTACCTACCTGGCTATCATTTATTACTTGCTATCATTTTGGCTATCATTACGAACACCACGAACACCCTGCTGTTCCTTGGTGGGGATTGCCCAAAGTTTACCAAAACCAGCGCGAAAAAGTCTTAAGTATCTAA